In Bacteroidota bacterium, the following proteins share a genomic window:
- the kbl gene encoding glycine C-acetyltransferase produces the protein MYANFKDHLSQEIENIKESGLFKKERVIISPQGAEIKINTGAEVINFCANNYLGLSSHPKVIDAAKKTLDSHGYGMSSVRFICGTQDIHKELEQKIASFLGMEDTILYAAAFDANGGVFEPLFSEEDAIISDELNHASIIDGVRLCKAKRYRYKNNNMQDLEEQLKQAQAQRFKVIVTDGVFSMDGYIAKLDQICDLADKYNALVMIDESHACGFMGKTGRGTHEHCNVMDRIDIITGTLGKALGGAMGGFTSGKKEIIDLLRQRSRPYLFSNSLAPSIVGASIAVMDLLSETTELRDKVMQNALYFREGMTKAGFDIREGIHPIVPVMLYDAKLAQIFAEKLLAHGIYVIGFFFPVVPKDLARIRVQVSAAHDKKHLDLAIDAFTKVGIELGIVKQAVN, from the coding sequence ATGTACGCAAACTTCAAAGATCATCTCTCACAAGAAATAGAAAATATAAAAGAATCCGGCCTTTTTAAAAAAGAACGGGTTATCATTTCACCTCAGGGGGCCGAAATTAAAATAAACACTGGAGCAGAAGTAATTAATTTCTGTGCAAACAATTACCTTGGATTGTCATCACACCCAAAAGTTATCGATGCCGCAAAAAAAACTCTTGATTCTCATGGCTACGGAATGTCCTCTGTAAGATTTATTTGCGGAACTCAGGATATTCACAAAGAATTGGAGCAAAAGATTGCAAGTTTTCTTGGTATGGAAGATACCATTCTTTATGCAGCTGCATTTGATGCAAATGGAGGTGTTTTCGAACCTTTGTTTTCTGAAGAAGATGCAATTATTTCTGATGAATTAAATCATGCTTCAATAATAGATGGAGTACGATTATGCAAAGCCAAGCGCTACCGCTATAAAAATAACAATATGCAGGATTTGGAAGAGCAGCTAAAGCAAGCCCAGGCACAGCGCTTCAAAGTAATTGTTACTGACGGTGTTTTCTCAATGGATGGTTATATTGCCAAATTAGATCAAATATGCGATCTTGCTGACAAATACAATGCACTTGTAATGATTGATGAGAGTCATGCCTGTGGCTTTATGGGAAAAACAGGCAGAGGAACACATGAACATTGCAATGTAATGGACAGAATTGATATTATTACAGGAACATTAGGAAAAGCACTTGGTGGTGCAATGGGAGGCTTTACTTCCGGAAAAAAAGAAATTATTGATTTATTGCGTCAACGTTCTCGTCCTTATCTTTTTTCAAATTCACTTGCCCCTTCCATTGTTGGCGCTTCTATTGCTGTAATGGATCTTCTAAGTGAAACTACAGAATTACGTGATAAAGTAATGCAAAATGCTTTGTATTTTAGAGAGGGAATGACCAAAGCAGGTTTTGATATAAGAGAAGGTATTCACCCAATTGTTCCTGTTATGCTATATGATGCAAAACTAGCTCAAATTTTCGCTGAAAAATTACTTGCTCATGGGATTTATGTAATTGGTTTCTTTTTTCCTGTTGTTCCTAAAGATTTAGCAAGAATAAGAGTTCAAGTTTCAGCAGCACATGATAAGAAACATTTAGATTTAGCCATTGATGCATTTACTAAGGTGGGAATAGAATTGGGTATTGTTAAACAGGCAGTAAATTAA